One genomic region from Cydia pomonella isolate Wapato2018A chromosome 4, ilCydPomo1, whole genome shotgun sequence encodes:
- the LOC133517136 gene encoding large ribosomal subunit protein uL15: MATSKKKTRKLRGHVSHGHGRIGKHRKHPGGRGNAGGEHHHRINMDKYHPGYFGKLGMRNYHLRRNKIFCPVLNLDKLWTLVSEQSRLKYANATDGKVPVINIVKAGYYKLLGKGKLPKQPVIVKAKFFSKTAEKKIKEVGGACVLSA; the protein is encoded by the exons ATG GCCACCTCCAAAAAGAAGACTAGGAAGTTGAGAGGACACGTGAGCCATGGCCATGGTCGTATTG GTAAGCACCGCAAGCACCCTGGAGGTCGCGGTAACGCCGGTGGTGAGCACCACCACAGAATCAACATGGACAAGTACCACCCTGGATACTTTGGGAAG TTGGGCATGAGGAACTACCATCTAAGACGGAACAAGATCTTCTGCCCCGTTCTTAACCTAGACAAGCTGTGGACCCTGGTTTCAGAGCAGTCACGCCTCAAGTATGCCAATGCCACTGACGGCAAGGTGCCCGTCATCAACATAGTTAAGGCT GGTTACTACAAGCTTCTCGGCAAAGGCAAACTCCCTAAACAGCCCGTGATCGTCAAGGCGAAGTTCTTCTCGAAAACGGCAGAAAAGAAGATCAAGGAGGTTGGAGGCGCTTGCGTCTTGTCTGCGTAA
- the LOC133517137 gene encoding uncharacterized protein LOC133517137, translated as MSSHNEHNRHIPVEKLDGLGNYSNWKFAVKMLLTLDGLWGCVEGTDTDATRESRALAKICLTIKPALYQYVRDATSAKDAWKKLADAFESKGLYRKVLLLRQLHKIEYNQYSGMSEYIEAVMRLVQQLDDIGKKIDDDEVAEILLSGLSQEFDNLVSGLETACLTSTLTVELVRARLLQEEHRRSAGDQEGVKAYLGSKKKKSSPMFCQFCKKSGHTIKRCFKRKKELKNNEENHTMFASAMVCSGSSSHDFVVDSGASQHMIANKELLEEPRERRHHQW; from the exons ATGTCGTCACATAATGAACATAACAGACATATTCCCGTCGAGAAGCTGGATGGCTTGGGAAATTATTCAAATTGGAAATTTGCCGTGAAAATGTTACTTACGCTGGATGGTCTATGGGGCTGCGTGGAAGGTACGGATACCGATGCGACCCGCGAGAGCCGCGCCTTAGCTAAGATATGTTTAACGATTAAGCCCGCGTTGTACCAGTACGTGCGAGATGCCACGTCGGCAAAGGACGCCTGGAAGAAGCTTGCCGATGCCTTCGAGTCCAAAGGTCTATACAGAAAAGTGCTCTTGTTACGTCAACTGCATAAAATTGAATATAATCAGTACAGCGGTATGTCGGAATATATCGAGGCGGTCATGCGTCTCGTTCAACAGCTCGACGATATAGGCAAGAAAATAGACGACGATGAGGTAGCGGAAATCCTGTTGAGTGGTTTATCGCAGGAATTTGACAACCTGGTGTCGGGTCTGGAAACCGCCTGTCTTACGAGCACACTCACGGTGGAGCTTGTGCGGGCCAGATTGCTGCAAGAAGAACACCGGAGAAGTGCGGGTGACCAGGAGGGTGTGAAGGCCTACCTAGGAAGCAAAAAGAAGAAGTCATCGCCTATGTTCTGCCAGTTCTGCAAGAAGAGCGGACACACTATCAAGCGTTGCTTTAAACGCAAGAAGGAGCTGAAGAACAATGAAGAGAACCACACTATGTTTGCATCAGCCATGGTATGCAGCGGCAGCAGCAGCCATGACTTTGTGGTGGACTCCGGCGCATCCCAACATATGATTGCTAATAAGGAGTTACTAGAAGAACCTAGAG AAAGAAGACACCATCAGTGGTAG